Proteins co-encoded in one Patescibacteria group bacterium genomic window:
- the secF gene encoding protein translocase subunit SecF, translating to MMKIIKYRKIYFSVSIILMLVSLASLIFCGLKLGIDFTGGTLMEVEFSETRLSNQEIQDKLAEISDINIQPTGERGVILRLREIDEETHQEILKKLGSPKEDRFESIGPLIGDELKSKALWAIVVALFAIIVYIAWAFRKVSQPVASWQYAIVAIIALFHDVFITVGFFALLGHFNQIEIGLPFVAAFLTILGYSVNNSIVIFDRARENLLKTDWNNFGETIDQSVNQSLTRCLNTSLTTLIVLSAIFFLGGESIKYFSLALIVGIIVGTYSSIFITSSLIVSWKGR from the coding sequence ATTATGAAAATCATTAAATATCGTAAAATTTATTTTTCTGTGTCTATCATTTTGATGTTGGTTAGTTTGGCGAGTTTGATTTTTTGTGGTTTGAAATTGGGAATTGACTTTACGGGCGGAACATTGATGGAAGTTGAATTTTCCGAGACGCGGTTGAGCAACCAAGAAATTCAGGATAAATTAGCCGAGATATCCGATATTAATATCCAACCAACAGGGGAACGAGGTGTCATTTTGCGCCTTCGGGAAATTGATGAAGAGACCCATCAGGAAATTCTCAAGAAATTAGGCAGCCCAAAAGAAGATAGATTTGAATCAATCGGGCCGCTCATTGGCGATGAACTAAAAAGTAAAGCGCTTTGGGCGATTGTGGTCGCGCTCTTCGCGATTATTGTTTACATTGCGTGGGCCTTCCGAAAAGTTTCCCAGCCAGTCGCTTCTTGGCAGTACGCCATTGTGGCGATTATCGCGCTTTTCCATGATGTTTTTATCACAGTTGGCTTCTTCGCGCTCTTAGGGCATTTCAATCAAATTGAAATCGGGCTGCCTTTTGTCGCCGCCTTCTTGACAATCTTAGGTTATTCTGTTAATAATAGTATAGTTATTTTTGACCGCGCTAGAGAGAATCTTTTGAAGACCGACTGGAATAATTTTGGAGAAACAATTGACCAAAGCGTCAACCAAAGTTTGACGCGATGCTTGAACACTTCTCTGACGACTCTGATTGTTTTGTCGGCGATATTTTTCTTGGGAGGCGAAAGTATTAAATATTTCTCGTTGGCTTTAATCGTCGGCATTATTGTCGGCACATATTCTTCTATCTTTATCACGAGTTCGCTAATTGTTTCTTGGAAGGGGAGGTAA
- the secD gene encoding protein translocase subunit SecD yields the protein MGIFVKNTSEKPRRKKIGSRRIYWTVFLILIMGALAGFFIYPNVWDKGADWVNYQAGTTILPHFYNKPFHLGLDLMGGAHLIYEADFSNVVSGDRMDSMEGARDVIERRVNLFGVAEPVVQINKVGDRYRLIVELAGIKDTHQAIEMIGQTPFLDFREEKDSSETENILAAQKEIVAKINAGTEITEEEQALLFEDPYFKPTLLTGRYLEGAQMQFDQQTYQSQIGLEFDDEGSKMFEDLTRKNVGKRMAIYLDGEAISAPMVQEAISGGKAQITGDFTLEEAKTLVQRLNAGALPVPINLVSQQTVGASLGQVSLDKSLQAAIWGFLAVLLFMIFYYRLLGLISCFSLIIYVALVLAVFKLIPVTLSLAGIAGFILSIGMAVDANILIFERFKEEFRKGKGLGGSIDEGFRRAWSAIRDGNISTIITCLILYIFATGLVKGFALTLGIGVVISMFSAIVVTKSFLRLFIGGRLEGKRKIWG from the coding sequence ATGGGGATTTTTGTTAAAAATACAAGCGAAAAACCGCGGAGAAAAAAAATTGGTTCAAGGAGAATATATTGGACTGTTTTTTTGATTTTAATTATGGGCGCTTTGGCGGGCTTTTTTATTTATCCCAATGTTTGGGACAAGGGCGCTGATTGGGTTAATTATCAGGCGGGGACAACAATCCTGCCTCATTTTTATAATAAACCATTTCATCTCGGACTTGATTTGATGGGTGGAGCGCATTTGATTTACGAGGCGGATTTTTCCAATGTCGTTTCGGGTGACAGAATGGATTCAATGGAAGGCGCGCGCGATGTGATTGAAAGGCGGGTTAATCTTTTTGGCGTTGCTGAGCCGGTCGTTCAGATTAATAAGGTGGGCGACAGATACCGTTTAATTGTTGAATTGGCGGGAATCAAGGACACTCATCAGGCGATTGAAATGATTGGTCAGACGCCTTTTTTGGATTTTCGCGAGGAAAAAGATAGTTCAGAAACAGAAAATATTTTAGCCGCTCAAAAAGAAATTGTCGCGAAAATTAACGCGGGGACGGAAATAACCGAAGAGGAACAAGCGCTTTTATTTGAGGACCCATACTTCAAGCCGACGCTTTTAACGGGGCGATATTTAGAGGGCGCTCAAATGCAGTTTGACCAGCAAACATATCAATCGCAAATTGGTTTGGAGTTTGACGACGAGGGAAGCAAAATGTTTGAGGACTTAACAAGAAAGAATGTCGGGAAAAGAATGGCTATTTATTTGGACGGAGAAGCGATTAGCGCGCCGATGGTTCAAGAGGCGATTTCTGGAGGTAAGGCGCAAATTACGGGTGACTTTACATTAGAAGAAGCGAAAACATTGGTCCAGCGATTGAACGCGGGCGCTTTGCCCGTACCGATAAATTTAGTTAGCCAGCAAACGGTCGGCGCGAGCTTGGGGCAGGTTTCTTTGGACAAATCGCTTCAAGCGGCGATTTGGGGATTTTTGGCGGTTTTGCTTTTTATGATTTTTTATTACCGTTTACTTGGTTTGATTTCTTGTTTCTCTTTAATTATTTATGTCGCTTTGGTTTTGGCTGTTTTTAAACTAATTCCAGTCACGCTTTCTTTGGCGGGCATCGCTGGCTTTATTTTATCAATCGGAATGGCGGTTGACGCGAATATTTTAATATTTGAAAGATTTAAGGAAGAATTTAGAAAAGGCAAAGGTCTGGGAGGCAGTATTGACGAGGGCTTCCGCCGCGCTTGGTCGGCTATTCGTGACGGCAATATTTCAACAATTATTACTTGTTTGATTTTATATATTTTCGCTACAGGATTAGTGAAGGGGTTTGCTTTGACATTAGGAATTGGGGTTGTTATCAGTATGTTTAGCGCGATTGTTGTGACGAAGAGTTTTTTAAGGTTGTTTATTGGGGGGCGATTGGAGGGGAAGAGAAAGATCTGGGGATAA
- a CDS encoding HD domain-containing protein: protein MKYIDKVYGGVEIGEPLVLEIMEAACFRRLKGIDQAGYLPLYANPKSLPLSQLQHNRFDHSVGVFILLKKFNASLEEQVSGLLHDLSHSAFSHCIDYVFDEGSETEQSYQDDIFADFVRTTKIPSILEKYNFDLDYILNEENFPLLEKKLPDLCADRIDYSLRSATHFQETNTKEIKYFLDSLAIENNRWVFNDLKSAKKYALLFSNLNKNYYAGLSSAIMFRTVGDAMKHAIEKEYISKDDLWTTEDEVLAKVEKYKEKDLKMSLFLDRMNNKISFENNPNDYYARVFCKSRIVDPLFKESDSIKRLSEVDGGWAEFVEKESKPKEYFIKFSR, encoded by the coding sequence ATGAAATATATTGATAAAGTTTATGGAGGGGTTGAGATTGGGGAGCCGTTGGTTTTGGAGATTATGGAGGCGGCTTGTTTTCGGCGGTTGAAGGGGATAGACCAAGCGGGGTATTTGCCTCTTTACGCCAATCCTAAATCACTTCCTTTGAGCCAATTGCAGCATAACCGTTTTGACCATTCAGTGGGCGTTTTTATTCTGCTTAAAAAATTTAACGCCTCTCTTGAGGAACAGGTGTCTGGTTTGCTTCACGACCTTTCGCATTCCGCTTTTTCTCATTGTATTGACTATGTTTTTGACGAGGGCTCGGAGACAGAACAAAGTTATCAAGACGATATCTTCGCGGACTTTGTTAGAACGACAAAAATTCCAAGCATTTTGGAAAAATATAATTTTGATTTGGACTATATTTTGAATGAAGAAAATTTTCCTTTATTAGAGAAAAAATTACCTGATTTATGCGCTGATAGAATTGATTATTCATTAAGGTCAGCTACGCATTTTCAAGAGACGAACACCAAAGAAATAAAATATTTTTTAGATAGTTTGGCGATTGAAAATAATAGGTGGGTTTTTAACGATTTGAAAAGCGCTAAAAAATACGCGTTGTTGTTTTCAAATTTAAATAAAAATTATTATGCGGGATTATCGTCGGCGATTATGTTTAGAACGGTTGGTGATGCGATGAAGCACGCTATAGAAAAGGAATATATTTCCAAAGATGATTTGTGGACGACCGAAGATGAGGTCTTGGCTAAGGTTGAGAAATATAAGGAGAAAGACCTCAAAATGAGTTTGTTTTTAGATAGAATGAATAATAAAATATCTTTTGAAAATAATCCGAACGATTATTATGCTCGGGTTTTTTGTAAATCAAGAATAGTTGACCCGTTGTTTAAAGAGAGCGATTCAATAAAACGACTTTCAGAGGTTGACGGAGGGTGGGCGGAATTTGTTGAGAAAGAATCCAAACCAAAGGAGTATTTCATAAAATTCAGCAGATAA
- the cadA gene encoding cadmium-translocating P-type ATPase, which translates to MNHQNHKGHQNHRAHSAGGFGWRFFVCLVLSLPVLALSSMDKNLYVLFTLSSIIYFYGGWPFLKGFLDEAKKKTPGMMTLVAVAITTAYGYSSAVVFGLTGHLFFWELVTLIDIMLLGHWIEMRSVMGAGRALEELAKLMPSTAHKVKEDGGLEEVAIENLKAGDKILIKPGEKAPVDGVVISGETSVNESMLTGESEPVFKKVGDKIIGASVNGEGAITVRAEKMGKDSYLSQVIDLVRQAQESKSKTQDLANKAALWLTVGALSVGALTLFSWLMFSEKELFFAIERAVTVMVIACPHALGLAVPLVVAVSISLAASNGFLIRNRAAFEQMRKINTVVFDKTGTLTKGEFGVTDIISFFENLSKDEVLNLAASVDSHSSHPIAKSVAASAREIYAVSDFKSIPGKGARGMVMGRKITVASFGYLKELGVTVENKEIGEIKKEGKTIVYVLADNKPIGAVALADVVRAESKEAVAMLRKMGIKSIMLTGDNRQVAERVAEEIGLDEFMAEVLPQDKLTKIKEIQSRGLIVAMTGDGVNDAPALAQADVGIAVGAGTDVAIEAADVILVKSNPLALVGVVFLARASYSKMIQNLIWATGYNLIAIPVAAGVFYNWGVLLSPALGALSMSLSTVIVAINAKFLNVKT; encoded by the coding sequence ATGAATCATCAAAATCATAAGGGGCATCAGAATCATCGCGCTCATTCGGCGGGGGGTTTTGGGTGGCGGTTTTTTGTTTGTTTGGTTTTGTCGTTGCCTGTTTTGGCGCTTTCGTCGATGGATAAGAATTTATATGTCTTATTTACTTTGTCTTCAATCATATATTTTTACGGCGGCTGGCCTTTTTTGAAAGGGTTTTTAGACGAGGCGAAAAAGAAAACGCCGGGGATGATGACTTTGGTCGCGGTCGCGATTACGACCGCTTATGGGTATAGTTCGGCTGTTGTTTTTGGCTTGACAGGGCATCTGTTTTTTTGGGAGTTAGTCACCTTGATAGATATTATGCTTTTGGGGCATTGGATTGAAATGAGGTCTGTTATGGGGGCTGGACGGGCTTTGGAGGAATTGGCGAAATTAATGCCTTCCACCGCGCATAAAGTCAAAGAAGATGGAGGGCTTGAAGAAGTGGCGATTGAAAATTTGAAGGCGGGCGATAAGATATTAATTAAGCCGGGCGAGAAGGCGCCAGTTGATGGCGTTGTCATAAGTGGAGAAACATCAGTCAATGAATCCATGCTCACGGGCGAATCGGAACCGGTTTTCAAAAAAGTTGGCGATAAAATCATTGGCGCTTCGGTCAATGGCGAGGGGGCGATTACTGTCAGGGCGGAAAAGATGGGCAAGGATTCGTATTTATCCCAAGTAATTGATTTGGTCCGCCAAGCCCAGGAGAGCAAGTCAAAAACGCAGGATTTGGCGAACAAGGCCGCTTTGTGGCTGACGGTCGGCGCTTTGTCTGTCGGCGCGCTCACTTTATTTTCATGGCTGATGTTTTCTGAAAAAGAATTGTTTTTTGCCATTGAGCGAGCGGTGACAGTCATGGTCATTGCTTGTCCGCACGCTTTGGGTTTGGCCGTTCCTTTGGTCGTGGCGGTTTCAATTTCTTTGGCCGCCAGCAACGGATTTTTAATTAGGAACAGAGCGGCCTTTGAGCAGATGAGAAAAATAAATACGGTTGTTTTTGACAAGACGGGTACTTTAACAAAAGGTGAATTTGGAGTGACGGATATAATTAGTTTTTTTGAAAATTTAAGCAAAGACGAGGTTTTGAACTTGGCTGCTTCGGTTGATTCCCATTCCAGCCATCCGATCGCCAAGAGCGTCGCGGCTTCGGCTCGAGAAATTTACGCTGTTTCGGATTTTAAATCTATTCCGGGCAAAGGCGCGCGCGGAATGGTTATGGGCAGGAAAATAACAGTCGCCAGTTTTGGATATTTGAAAGAGTTGGGCGTGACGGTGGAGAATAAAGAGATTGGGGAAATAAAAAAAGAGGGCAAGACGATTGTTTATGTTTTGGCGGATAACAAGCCGATTGGCGCGGTCGCTTTGGCGGATGTCGTCAGGGCGGAATCAAAAGAGGCCGTCGCGATGTTGAGGAAGATGGGCATTAAAAGCATAATGCTGACGGGGGATAATCGGCAGGTCGCGGAACGGGTGGCTGAAGAAATAGGGTTGGATGAGTTTATGGCAGAGGTTCTGCCTCAAGATAAGTTGACCAAAATTAAAGAGATTCAATCTCGCGGTTTGATTGTGGCGATGACGGGCGATGGCGTGAACGACGCGCCGGCTTTGGCTCAAGCCGATGTTGGAATTGCGGTGGGCGCAGGGACGGATGTGGCGATTGAGGCCGCTGATGTGATTTTAGTTAAAAGCAACCCTTTGGCTCTTGTCGGCGTCGTCTTTTTGGCGCGCGCGTCGTATAGCAAGATGATTCAAAATTTAATTTGGGCGACGGGTTATAATCTTATCGCCATTCCAGTCGCCGCCGGCGTCTTTTATAATTGGGGCGTTCTTTTAAGTCCCGCCCTCGGCGCATTATCGATGTCGCTTTCCACGGTAATTGTGGCTATTAACGCCAAATTTTTAAATGTCAAAACTTAA